The following nucleotide sequence is from Cryptococcus neoformans var. grubii H99 chromosome 5, complete sequence.
GTTTAATGACCGTCATGACTCCTGTAACAATGGAATAATGGATAGCGGACTGGCTGACCATCTGGTCCCGTTTTTAAGCAGGTGTTGGGGATGGAACGAGCTGTCATTGGGAAAATCCTGGACATACTCTGGGAGAAACAGGGTGGGATGGGTTGGTACCAGGTTTGTAACTAGGCTATTGTCGTAGATATGCGTGAGCGTGGGGAGATGAGGCGAAGAGAGGCATATACGGGAGGTGTTGCATATTGGGAATCTGCGAAGATGAATTTTCGTATAATCCCCTTTACTTACCCTATAATTACTCCACCCCCCTTCTGACCACCTTACACTGAGACATatcaaagaaaaggatACCTCTCATCAGGAGTCGACCGATCACCTTgttttcctcttctctcggTGATGTGTTGGGAACTAATCAGACACCCATGAAAGAGTGCAAGATCGTGATAGCACAATGCATGGACAGATGCGGTCGCCCAAGGAAGTTGTTTAGGGGTAGAAGATCGACAACATCGCGAGAAGAGGTGATAATGCCATTACTGTCTTGATCTGTAGTCCTTTTTGCTCCGTACGATAATTTTTGTGCTGAGGATCTTCCTGATAACCTTGTCCTTGGAATTCTGGGAGAGGGGAGTCGATATAGGGCATTTATCTTCAGATCTTAAAAGCTCGCCAAAATTCAAATAGATTTTCGTAGGGCTGATAATTGGGCCGGTATTAAGTGAAGTGAATTGCGATTACTGGAATGCGTAGTTGGTCAGCGTCTCGCAAAGTGAGGGTCATGACCTTACTGGAATAATGGTCGCAATCTGCAAAATCCGAACAGGATTGCCAGGTATTTCTTGTCCAAGACAGGAAGTGGAGTGTTGTACTGTTTGCAAGTAGGGCGTTTTCTGTGACTGGAGTGAGCTGCACACCCCAGCAGAAACTCATGTGACTCATGTGTGTCGAAAGGCGAAACAAGGACGAAAGCAACCGGGTCTTGAGGGAACAAAAGCCAATCGAAGAACTGATTGATGTGGCTCTTGGAATGACTGAGAGGAGCGAGAATCCCAAAGACGGTGTTAGTAGTACTGTATCAGTACGTAAAAGATATATGTATCGTGGGGTAGACAAATACGATTTATTTCGCTCATAATTTATGAATTAATGAAAACAAACTTATTTGATCAACGCATCGCGTCGACGCGTTTTTTTCCCCATTTTCCGTCATTTCACACATATATACGCATATTATCGTATCTTCGCCTCAAACTGCATTCATCTCCGCCAATCCAACGACTATGCCCCCCACAAGACaaaatgaagaagttgaaCATACGCCCAATGGGACTCAGAAGAGACCGCGAAACGCCAACAAACAATGGGCTACTGATATCGACGACAACGGTGTCTCCGCAGAGATGCACGTCGCCAAGTGGCTAGTATCCATTAATCAAAATGAAAGACTCGCCAACTATCATCGCTGGACAATCGGCAACGAGAAAAAAGACTACTTGGCGAATCAATGCCACCAGTACCTCATTGAAAAGGGTTGTGACAGTCGGCGCCAGGTTAAAGGCGTCTTTCTCAAAGTAAATCGTGTTGCTTTCTTCCATATCCCCTATGTTGCTGACACAGAAAACAGATCAATCACATTGTCGAAGCTTTTAACAAGGCATCCATGCTAGGTACTGGGATAGGTGGCAATGCTGAGGAGGCAAACGGGCCAAACCTTCTTTGTGAGTTGAAAGTGCTTTGGCAGACCAGCCTGAGTATAATGTCACTAATCGGCGTCATGGTAGCTCAAAGGAACAAGATCTGCCCGTTTTATGAAATCCTTGCTCCAGTTATTGTCAACAGACCCTTCATGGCTGAACATAGCAGCCACTCCACCCTGCACCGCTCTCTCGACCTTCCCGAACCAGATCACGCTGCTCTGCAAGCCCGGATTCAGCGCCTAAATGAGGATCCCGAGGATAAGCTGTTCGATAATGACGCTGATggcgatgacgatgatgatcagGGCGCCGTCAACGTCAATATCCGAGATAACGGCCCTAGGCGTCAAGGCGGTCACGTCGAAGACGCCGATTGGGAGACGGATGATGGGTTGGACGCGGCGGATGATAGGCTCAACGAGTTGGCCAGGCAACAGGAAAGGAACGATGACAGGAGACATCTACAAAAACTTGCCATGCGAAAGAAAGAGCATGTCGATGTGATGACTTataaggagaagaaattAGCATTCGCCCATAGGGAGTTGGAATTACAGGAACGGAAAGCAAAGTCAAGAGAACGCGTGATTGAAATACAAGAAAGGAAGGTAAAGGCGAAAGAACGGATGGTGGAAATACAGGAGTACGAGGCGAAGATGAAACGCTGGTACAATAAAATGGATCTTTTGATCAAGAGCGGGAGAAAATGGGAGGAAGCATGTGACATGACCGGCCCCGAGCCTGAGATTCCTATCTTTCTTCAATAGAAGATGATATAATCATGCATCCCGCAATTGCTCctgtcttctctcttctgcttttACAACTGATACCAATGATGCATTACGCTCAAATTACTGCATTCGCTCCATGTCACTTTCATGATGGTAGTTTTGCACCAGGAAGATAACTATGACAACCGCTCCACAAGGACGTCGAGATATCCACGCTAGCGACTAAGAAGGAATCCTAAACAGAACATCATGGGAATAGATAGGAAAAATATATAAAGAAAAACAACATGACTGGCAGACACTTGGCCTGGTGGATAGCGACCAGCGTCAAGACACAGTGGAAAACCTGATCGACAACCGAAAACAATAGTTGATAATAAGTACATAACTTTGAAGCCTATGTCACGTTGCGGAATGACACGCTGTAGCCGGTAACAgtgagagagatggagagggagaagtaTATGGAATAGGATGAGATAGAAAGACAACCCAATACACGAAGGGCAGAGAAGAATAATCCAAGAGCTTGTTTCTGGGTAGCTACCAAACAGCTTACGGGCGATTCCAAGTACATAGGTACATAACTGTTAGTTATGCTCATGGGGCCTATAATGATACACGCAcaacacaacaacaactcgATATGAGACCCGAGTTCAATTATACCACTACACTACTTAACGACCTATCGTCAGTATTATTACTAGGTAGATCGACCACCAACAGCCAAACTTAGGAAGGCTTTGTATTACGTAGAATTAATACCAAGGAGTCGATATTCTGTTATTTGCTCGCTGTGGGTGGCAGTGGAACGGAACCAACTGGATCGATTTACCAATAGGAGAGTCGGGTATTTCCCTACAACGAACGCGCCGTTGCTTTCGCATCCATTCGTCGATACTCCATTCCTCTCGCCCCTCGTTCTATATTAAATTAaattctcttctctcctttctcaacATCTATTCGCGACGTCTCTTGCCCAAAAACAGCAGCCTCACGCCATGCCTGTTCTCCAGACAAAGTAATCCCCAATACCAACAGCGTACAATCTGACACCCCAAAAGCCAAGCAATGCCGCCAAACACACATGGGATGCCTCAAATTAGGAGCCTATAGGCCCCATAAAAAAACCCTCCGCCCAAACATAAGCTGCATGAGTGGCACGTTCACCCATTGAATGACAACATACGCTCATCGCCTGTCAATTATATGCAGCTAGAACCGATAGCACTCATCGCGCATCaatttctccttcctctactCGCGTACCGCTGGCTTGTCTTAAGCTTAATTGGGTATCCATACGGAGTTGTTTAAGCAAAATTGATGGGAAGCAACTAATAATTCTCTGAGAGACATAGTCCAGAGGATCAGTATTACGAGGGGATCTTGGCAAGGTGAGTGGTATCTGGCTTCGTGGCATGGCGAATGGTTGCATCAATCAGGTTCCTAGGAGCCCCTCCTTCAGCACCACGCCCAACGCCAGCTGATGATTTGGTGAACATAGTTAGTCTGAAAAGACACGCTAAATCTTTCAACACTTTAGTACTCACGAGCAACCACACAGCTCCAATCCCCCTGTTCAACATGTTAAACATGAGGCTAAATTGCCTCAGGCAGCCGCGCAGCTGACGATCCGTCTCTTTCGTCCAAGTTGTACTCAAGAGGCTTTGCCTTTCGGCATACTCTTCCTCGGAGGTCAGGGCGGATGGCTTGAGGAGGTCGTAAAGACGAAAGACCGACCAAAGTACTGCCAAAGCTGCCACAAGGGGCCCTGCGCTAAGTGTGATGGAAAGCGTTAGGCCAGATATATTTTCGGTGGTGTGACTGTAGGGTAATTGCTTACATGAACAGAGCCAGTTTGTGTGGCTTGACTAATGCCGCGGCCAGGCTTAGTCCCAGCGACGCCGAGAACATGGCCACGTCGACCAGCACTATCCGGACATGTGTCAATATTTCTACAATCATATAAAGCTGCTATTTGACCACTCACAGCAGAGCATCCAGCCTTTGGTGCTTTTAGCCCATACCTTGGCCGTTGTTTCCTCAGAGCGGTTGCCGCTTTCGGACGAATTCCTCCTGCCTTCTCGGTTGTTTGCGTGGCTAGAGGGGGTCGCGTTTACACCGAGGGGCTGAAGCGGGACAGTTTGGTCGGGATTCGATGGGAGAGCCTTTTGCAAAAAATTATCGCCCCCAGTAACCGGACCGCAGAAGGACTTTTTTGGTGTTTGTTCTTCCACTCTACTGTTATTGGCTTGTTCGTGTTCCATGTTGaatgaaagtgaagaaAGGACAATACTGGCTGGAAATGAAAGTCAATCAACAGCCATTCCTTCCACAGCTGGAATAGATGCGGGATAAGACATCGACTTACCGGAAATGGTAGGGCGTAGAATGTGTATTGATAAAGATAAGGGGCGAACAGAATGGAGGACGACGAAAACATGTTGCAAAGTCCAGTGCAGATCATCTTTGCAAGTCATGCATTACCAACCGCCAAACAGACCATTAGCTCAAAGGACAATATCCCACATTGCAGTAGTTCGTTTCTCATTCAACGTTCGACGTTCAACAAACAATCGTTCGCAATCCGTCATCGCCCCCTGTGTTCAGACGGAATTGGATGCATAATTCCCGCGTTTAATGCGATTTATTCTATTGCGGCAGCGCATTTTATACTCCTGCGCGTTTGCTCTTGTCGTACCGGCCGATTCCGACAGCTGACGGATATGCCATTTTACATCACACCTCTTTCCGCTGCTATTACTATATAGAATCGTcatggggatggggaatCGATACGTCATGGATTGTATATCCGCTTTTCTTCTCGGATACTAACCTCTTCCACATCTATAATTTATCTATATCAATAGAAAAGCGGGTTCTCGTTCGTCTCAtcgttcctcctcccatctcAACCACAACCCCAATAAGGTAGGCCGAACCTGACTTGTCAAGATGACTACCTCAGCCGACCCTCCAGCATATATCAATGCTGAGGATCTCTTTCCCTGGAATATCTACGCATACGAAAACACTCTCAAGTTCATGCGGGATACAAGCGATATTGCTTCTGTAGCTAATCTACCCGTAATCGATGACTCCCATCCTACTATTATTTTTCGGCATGATGGCGTCGAGGGCTCAAGGCAAAAGTATCTTTTTGTGGGCTGGAAGTTTAATGATAAAATTGTGAGCTGCCTAAGGAATTACGTCCCTCGGCGGATTGGCTATGCCGTGCTAGTACTGATCGAGGAATCAACGTTTAATCAAGATATCGAGGTCCGATTGGTGCTTAACCTTGCTGATCTCGATCGACACCTTGTATTATTGGGAGCATCTGAAAGATCATATtaagagagaaggagccACCCAGTATATGGTTCTCAACGGCATCGAAGATTACAATTCAGCATCTCTTTCGCACGAGAAGGCGAGTTCCAAATCATTTAACATTCATTGGCGGGACTATCGTCATAGCTGACCATTCTGCCCTATCTGTGTTTGAAATTCAAAAGTGGAAAAAGGGTGTCAGGGGTCTCGCCGCGAGTATGCACTTGATGTATGAGTGGGAAAATGAACGGCATATTCCTGCGACTTGGGCTTCGGATGGTGAAGAGATTTGCCACTACGATCCTCGACTTTCTACGAATAATTCATCACTTTCTTTCGCATATCCCACAATCCCTTTGTGGATCTTAGGTCTGTGCTCCTGGGTTCCAACAATGTATCAGAACGGGACGGTTTAcgggagggagggaggggaATATCTACCAAAAGACGCAAATAAGCATCTACCATCGCGGAAATTCCTCAGTACCTTTCCGTTGACAATATTTTGGAACAGCTCTCCAACACACAGCAATAGGCAGGTGAGCTACTGTTCTTCCAAAGTCATGAAGGGAATGAGACCAATTGTGATGATACTGATACCCCTTTCCTGTTACACAGGATGCCCTTATCCTTGTCGACAGAAATATATCAGTAACTCCCAATCACGGTCCCGAGAAGACATCCGAACGTTTTGGTATGTGTTGTAAATGTGGATGGACAGGTGAGGAATTATCTTGAAAGCTTGATGCTCTTATGTTTCTCAGTCAGATTGACAAATAGCTGCAGACTCTAATTCTAACTCGGaggcaaaagaaaaatcGACAAAAGCCGATGGAAATGccaaagagaagaatgtATGTCTTTTAGTTTTTTCGCCCGTATCAATGACTTTCCCTTTGCTAACTGCCGTGCTGATATACGGAAGATCTTTCGAAGGATGTTCGGAAAGTGATTCGAGATTGTTCATGTTAACATTGTACCATAAGCGATTGGGGTGTGGCCAAGTTACATTTATACTCCGGCATGCTGTGCCAACTCTATCATGCAATATGCGACTTCCTATTTCACCCAAAATGTAACTGTTCAGAGGAAGGTGTATTTGTTACTTGTCGCATGCTTTAATAAAAAGTTGGAAGATAATAATGGTATTTGGTCCCCCTGTATCCAAAGGTTCAATTTCATTCATTTTTAGATAAGTATCAACTATCAACAATTCAATACAAAATGTAATGGGATTGCCCTTCCTTCGTTTCGGAAGTAAAGCATaattcctcctctttcgtTCGTACCACTGCTAATAATCGAATAATCATCTCAACATTTTTTTCACGTATGATCGGAGCATCGATGTCCTTCAAACTTTCTCCTCCCTTATATGCCTTGGGTGGGCTCAGCTGAAACGAAGCCTGCGGCCTAAATAACCTACAAATGAATgatgagagaagggaggggGAATGATCTCGTCGGTTTTACTACTAGAAACAATACACGTCCCCAATTTGCGTCTATGCATTTGTCAGTCTACATATATATGAACGACCAAGGCAAACCAAGCCAACAGTCCTTATCCCCATTCAATTAATACACATATTGTTCAGTTTGCCAACCACAACCTCCAGTTAGTCTCCCCGCCAATACAAGCGAGTGGACatgaaaagtggaggtcgCTTTGGTTGTCCTCGTCGatttcttttccatctttccatcatctttcgCATTTACTCGCTTTTCCCTCACCACCgcccatccatccatctcatcagCCGCATCCATCATATTCTCCACATCCATCTCCGCCTACTGCAATTTTCAGATCATCGCTACGGTCTCTATAACCCAAGAAACCGGCCTTTTTCCACACTTCTATAAACCCCCGGGGCGCGCAAAGGGCCATGTCTTCcgttccatctcctcaccatcctccatcccGGCCTGGCTTCCAACCTACATCAAATAGCACCttacatccacatccacccGCCGCTTCATCCTCTACACACATGTATCAGAACCATACCCTCCCAGGACGGAATGGGATCGTCACTTCTCAAATGCGGATAGACATTCATGCCATCAAGCAAGAGTTGCATGACGTCCTTGGGGAAGCAGGGCTACCCTATTGGAAAAGCTTAAATGCCTACCTAGTGGGACAGCTGGGGAGGGGAGAGCtagaggagatggtgagagGATGGTTAAAAGGCGATCATTGTGCGTCACCAATAAGCTACAGCCTCCTTGTCATATTTCGAACTGACTTTTGAATTTTACGATAGTACACCTACATAACAaactcctctcctccctccttaCCAACGCTTCCATCCCCTCACATGATGGCACCTCGTCCTCCCTCCAACAACGACGCAAACGCCAAAGACCATCCGTCAACGATCCCGATTTCGATGTGGACGACACATTGATCGAGAGTAAACGACGAGTTGAAGGGTGGGTGATGAATCTTGGGAAAAAGGAGCGGgcgagggtgaagaaggctttGGCAGGGGCAGCAGAGAATGGCGCTCTGGGCGtcgcagcagcagcggaAAAGGATATGTGGGGAGGTATCGGCGAAAAGCGGTGGAGTCCTTACACCTCCAGTAtgtcccttttttcctATGATAAAAAGCAATTCAGCTAAAGAGCAAATCTATCAGACTCGCTCATCCCACCTCTCGCACTCCCTACACGCCACCTTCCCTCATCCCACCAACTCTCCCTCCGCCTCTCCCAATTCGCCAAACTACACGacctctccatcccctcaacctcttcctccacagcTGCAGCAGATGATATAGGCGAATTCATGGCGGTCGGGATGGACGCTCATATGGGCGATATCTTGCATGGGATTGTGCACCTCACAGGCCGGGATAGGCCGGGGGAGACGACGATTAGGGTGCCGCTTGGAAAAAAGGCGGCCGGCCCAACTTTcggagcaggaggagagagtATGCAACAACCCAATAACGACCAAAACCAGTACTCCAGCACATCCACGTCTACTTCTCGTGGCAATATCCCCCCACCCGACCTCGAAAcattcctccaccttctcaCTCTCCACCCCAACCTCCACCCAAACATCTCACCCGCGATCCACAGGCTAATGACAGCACATACCCTCGCCGAACTCGAAGCTGCCAATCCTTATCTCCATTCTAATACATATGTCAATATCAATGGCAACGCGCCTACGGCTGTCCTTatgccctcttcttccgaatTGGGAGCTATGGACAGGAACGGTGCTGAGGCTGCATCGTCAACGGAAACCGGCTCAGCCCCAAAAATTCACTCACAACCACCCCAACCTCATCCCAAATCCAAATCCACAGCAGTCCCTGGCCCCGgttccatctcctcggTCCCAGGCAGACAACCACCTCGCTCCGAAATCATCGCCTCCCAACTCTTGGCTAATGGTCTCCTTAAACTTGATAAAGCAGGCGGACACGCCGGCAGAGATGGGAAGGACGGGAAGGACGggagagatggggaagacggtaaaaaggagaggaaacATAATTTACATTGGAAGTATGAAGACCCGGCGTTATTATTAAGGGACGTGCTTGGGTGAGGAGGTGTTTGGTTGGTGTAGTCTAGGGTAGAGGTGGGGCagggagggaaagggaaacgGGGAAATGGAGGGGGGTTGTACGGTTATAATCTCACAGCATTTGTACATAGCATTTTTCTTTCAGCCCACTTTCCTGCATTCTAGCATGAACATCCATTGCACTACCTAGCGGAACTTTCATACAATCTAAACCACAGCAAACacgggggaggaggggggggCAATTTATGATATGGGGCCCTTGATAAGATAAGCCCTGTGATTTGTTTTTTGCATTTGATCTCAAAAGATACTTGACGATATGGAAGTTTGTCGATCTTGT
It contains:
- a CDS encoding transcriptional coactivator HFI1/ADA1 gives rise to the protein MSSVPSPHHPPSRPGFQPTSNSTLHPHPPAASSSTHMYQNHTLPGRNGIVTSQMRIDIHAIKQELHDVLGEAGLPYWKSLNAYLVGQLGRGELEEMVRGWLKGDHLHLHNKLLSSLLTNASIPSHDGTSSSLQQRRKRQRPSVNDPDFDVDDTLIESKRRVEGWVMNLGKKERARVKKALAGAAENGALGVAAAAEKDMWGGIGEKRWSPYTSNSLIPPLALPTRHLPSSHQLSLRLSQFAKLHDLSIPSTSSSTAAADDIGEFMAVGMDAHMGDILHGIVHLTGRDRPGETTIRVPLGKKAAGPTFGAGGESMQQPNNDQNQYSSTSTSTSRGNIPPPDLETFLHLLTLHPNLHPNISPAIHRLMTAHTLAELEAANPYLHSNTYVNINGNAPTAVLMPSSSELGAMDRNGAEAASSTETGSAPKIHSQPPQPHPKSKSTAVPGPGSISSVPGRQPPRSEIIASQLLANGLLKLDKAGGHAGRDGKDGKDGRDGEDGKKERKHNLHWKYEDPALLLRDVLG